The following proteins are co-located in the Bordetella bronchialis genome:
- a CDS encoding Y-family DNA polymerase encodes MQLWIAIYLPRLALDALHPPWPLETTACAVIEHECVMALTPAAASHGISLGMRRAGAGVLAPHAIMLDRDRAAESAALEGAALALLQYTPEVALGEQDSLLLNVGASLRVFGGPRALARRVAGTLRTLGLQARLGMAPTAGGAWLLARRADAGPRHALLLSRLKRRLDALPCALLPQAQPYLEWLHGIGCRRFDFLRRLPRAGLQRRCGTALLKALDAAYGDAPQAHAWVSPPAAFKRRYELIERIEHTDAVLAVARILVEQMSGWLVARQRAVPGLALALEHERGRHARPPTLLELTLAEPAWQPHHLLGLLRERLGRMTLQAPVVAVVLDAPHTVPQPAANTALFPEPAQAASERARLLDMLTARLGADRVLRPSPVADHRPEVANRWTSAHDARDAATDAPVLDRPFWLVDPPQPLQVRGNRPVHGTPLTLLRGPERIESGWWDEGVAVRDYFVAEDAHAARYWIYRERGVADARWFLHGLYA; translated from the coding sequence ATGCAACTCTGGATCGCCATCTACCTGCCGAGGCTGGCGCTTGATGCCCTGCATCCGCCGTGGCCGCTGGAGACCACGGCATGCGCGGTGATCGAGCACGAATGCGTCATGGCCTTGACGCCGGCCGCGGCCAGCCATGGCATCAGCCTGGGCATGCGCCGCGCCGGTGCCGGCGTGCTGGCTCCGCACGCCATCATGCTGGATCGCGACCGCGCGGCCGAAAGCGCGGCATTGGAAGGCGCGGCGCTGGCCCTGCTGCAATACACGCCGGAGGTCGCGCTGGGCGAACAGGACAGCCTGCTGTTGAACGTAGGCGCCAGCCTGCGCGTGTTCGGCGGCCCGCGCGCGCTGGCGCGCCGCGTGGCCGGCACCCTGCGCACGCTGGGCCTGCAAGCCCGCCTGGGCATGGCGCCCACCGCCGGCGGCGCGTGGCTGCTGGCCCGCCGCGCCGATGCCGGGCCGCGCCATGCGCTGCTGCTGTCCAGGCTGAAGCGCCGCCTGGATGCGCTGCCCTGTGCCCTGCTGCCGCAGGCACAGCCTTATCTGGAATGGCTGCATGGCATCGGCTGCCGCCGCTTCGATTTCCTGCGCCGCCTGCCCCGCGCGGGGCTGCAGCGCCGCTGCGGAACGGCGCTATTGAAAGCGCTGGATGCCGCCTACGGCGATGCGCCGCAAGCCCATGCCTGGGTTTCCCCGCCGGCCGCCTTCAAGCGCCGTTATGAATTGATCGAGCGCATCGAGCACACCGATGCCGTGCTGGCGGTGGCCCGCATCCTGGTGGAGCAAATGAGCGGCTGGCTGGTGGCGCGCCAGCGCGCCGTGCCGGGCCTGGCATTGGCGCTGGAACACGAACGCGGGCGTCATGCCCGGCCGCCCACCCTGCTGGAATTGACGCTGGCCGAGCCGGCCTGGCAGCCCCACCATTTGCTGGGCCTGCTGCGCGAACGCCTGGGCCGCATGACCTTGCAGGCGCCGGTGGTCGCCGTCGTGCTGGACGCCCCGCACACCGTGCCGCAGCCCGCGGCCAACACCGCGCTGTTTCCCGAGCCGGCGCAGGCCGCCAGCGAACGCGCGCGCCTGCTGGATATGCTGACGGCCCGGCTGGGCGCCGACCGTGTCCTGCGCCCCAGCCCCGTCGCCGATCACCGGCCCGAAGTCGCCAACCGCTGGACCAGCGCCCACGATGCCCGCGACGCGGCCACGGATGCCCCAGTGCTGGACCGTCCTTTCTGGCTGGTCGATCCGCCGCAACCCTTGCAGGTCCGGGGCAATCGTCCCGTGCACGGCACGCCGCTGACCTTGCTGCGCGGCCCGGAACGCATCGAAAGCGGCTGGTGGGACGAAGGGGTGGCCGTGCGCGACTATTTCGTGGCCGAGGACGCGCACGCCGCCCGTTATTGGATCTACCGCGAGCGCGGCGTGGCCGATGCCCGCTGGTTCCTGCATGGGCTGTACGCCTGA
- the imuA gene encoding translesion DNA synthesis-associated protein ImuA — protein MPTLAAPSPEQIHPALWRGTQLAQAARAAVPTGHAALGRELPGGGWPTGVLNELLLPHPGLGELRLLQPALRALDREGSIVLVQPPFVPHIAAWRSGGLDPARLLWVNPGRPADALWAAEQVLKNGSCAALLCWLPQARPEALRRLHLAAQAGATLFFCLRPARAAAQASPAPLRLALAPAGDGLRVDIVKRRGPVCSHSLYIALERPRTAAREIPPLPARTETHQAAPQAIAPAEPPETFQPIPQETARTDRQETLPFFDDHATLDRHLPAEAGA, from the coding sequence ATGCCGACGCTTGCCGCACCGTCACCCGAACAGATCCATCCCGCCTTGTGGCGGGGGACCCAGCTTGCGCAGGCGGCGCGCGCGGCGGTGCCCACGGGCCATGCCGCGCTGGGGCGGGAACTGCCGGGCGGCGGCTGGCCGACGGGGGTGTTGAATGAACTCTTGCTGCCGCATCCCGGCCTGGGAGAACTGCGGCTTCTGCAACCCGCGCTGCGGGCGCTGGACCGGGAAGGCAGCATCGTACTCGTGCAGCCGCCCTTCGTGCCGCATATCGCGGCCTGGCGCAGCGGCGGGCTGGACCCCGCGCGGCTGCTGTGGGTGAATCCCGGCCGGCCGGCTGACGCGCTGTGGGCCGCGGAACAAGTGTTGAAAAACGGCAGTTGCGCCGCGCTGCTGTGCTGGCTGCCGCAGGCGCGGCCGGAAGCCCTGCGACGGCTGCATCTGGCGGCGCAGGCCGGCGCCACGCTTTTCTTCTGCCTGCGACCGGCACGCGCGGCGGCGCAGGCCTCGCCGGCCCCCTTGCGGCTGGCGCTGGCGCCCGCCGGCGACGGGCTGCGGGTGGACATCGTCAAGCGCCGGGGGCCGGTATGCAGCCATTCCTTGTATATCGCGCTGGAAAGACCCCGCACCGCGGCACGGGAAATCCCTCCTTTGCCTGCAAGGACGGAAACGCATCAAGCCGCTCCCCAGGCGATTGCGCCGGCCGAGCCCCCGGAAACCTTCCAGCCCATCCCACAGGAAACCGCCCGCACCGATCGCCAGGAAACCCTGCCCTTCTTCGATGACCATGCAACTCTGGATCGCCATCTACCTGCCGAGGCTGGCGCTTGA
- a CDS encoding tetratricopeptide repeat protein, translating to MLLAGCLLFGGSAMAAEATPDQVYQAAQAGNYREAQAMMDQILRDHPNSAKAHFVEAELLGKQGKLQQAQAELNTALRLDPSQNFARPGAVDELRTLIASGSGAASRAQGTFGGIPWGMVLGIAALLIVVSLMMRARRRANVPSGGPGPYGYGYGATRNAPPYGPQGPQGPQGPQGGYGYPGGAGPAAPATGGMGSGIMGGLATGAAVGAGVVAGEALMNRVLNGGGSAHAAGNAGNPNAVNDTGAGNSAEPGYDMGGNDFGLRDAGSWDDDPARKLGSSNDGGGADTWNIGNPWNDDDASSDGGGSWDDNSGGSDDDWT from the coding sequence ATGCTCCTGGCCGGCTGCCTGCTTTTTGGCGGCAGCGCCATGGCGGCGGAAGCCACGCCCGACCAGGTGTACCAGGCCGCGCAGGCCGGCAACTATCGCGAAGCCCAGGCGATGATGGACCAGATCCTGCGCGACCACCCGAACAGCGCCAAGGCGCATTTCGTGGAAGCCGAACTCCTGGGCAAGCAAGGCAAGCTCCAGCAAGCCCAGGCGGAACTCAACACCGCCTTGCGCCTGGATCCCAGCCAGAATTTCGCCCGTCCCGGCGCGGTGGATGAGTTGCGTACGCTGATTGCCTCGGGCAGCGGCGCCGCCTCGCGCGCGCAGGGTACGTTCGGCGGCATTCCGTGGGGCATGGTGCTGGGCATCGCCGCGCTGTTGATCGTCGTGTCGCTGATGATGCGCGCGCGGCGCCGCGCCAACGTTCCCTCCGGCGGCCCCGGACCTTACGGTTACGGATATGGCGCCACGCGCAACGCCCCGCCGTATGGTCCGCAAGGTCCGCAAGGTCCGCAAGGCCCGCAAGGCGGATACGGCTATCCGGGCGGCGCGGGGCCCGCGGCTCCGGCGACGGGCGGCATGGGGTCCGGCATCATGGGCGGCCTGGCCACGGGCGCCGCGGTCGGTGCCGGCGTGGTGGCGGGGGAAGCCCTGATGAACCGCGTACTCAATGGTGGTGGCTCCGCTCACGCAGCGGGCAATGCCGGCAATCCGAATGCGGTCAACGATACGGGGGCCGGCAATTCCGCGGAGCCCGGATATGACATGGGCGGCAACGACTTCGGTTTGCGCGACGCCGGCTCCTGGGACGATGACCCTGCCCGCAAGCTGGGCAGCAGCAACGACGGCGGCGGTGCCGACACCTGGAATATCGGCAATCCCTGGAATGACGACGATGCCTCCAGCGATGGCGGCGGCTCCTGGGATGACAACAGCGGCGGGTCCGACGACGACTGGACCTGA
- a CDS encoding PadR family transcriptional regulator: MHHHAMVGRHGGGGHRGGPGHGGRHGHHHHGDPADDAGDEQGWVRGRKFGAEDLQLMLLGILENKPSHGYELIKALGAMSSGFYTPSPGMIYPALTYLEEIGYATVELEGSKKRYHVADAGRAYLDQNRDRLALLFGKLKHVARRMEWMRRAWTGQPMEAGPEGQDTVTGWVPELVQARQALKQALFRRDDADPAEQRRIAAILMRAVQEIDGKA, from the coding sequence ATGCATCATCACGCCATGGTGGGCCGCCACGGCGGGGGCGGGCATCGTGGCGGGCCCGGCCACGGTGGCCGCCATGGCCATCACCACCACGGCGATCCGGCGGACGATGCCGGTGACGAGCAAGGCTGGGTCCGCGGCCGCAAATTCGGCGCGGAAGACCTGCAGCTGATGCTGCTCGGCATCCTGGAAAACAAGCCCAGCCACGGCTACGAACTCATCAAGGCCCTGGGCGCGATGAGCAGCGGTTTCTACACCCCCAGCCCCGGCATGATCTATCCCGCGCTGACCTATCTCGAGGAAATCGGCTATGCCACGGTCGAGCTCGAAGGCAGCAAGAAGCGCTACCACGTCGCCGATGCCGGCCGCGCGTATCTGGACCAGAACCGGGATCGGCTGGCCCTGCTGTTCGGCAAGCTCAAGCACGTGGCCCGCAGGATGGAATGGATGCGCCGCGCATGGACCGGCCAGCCCATGGAAGCCGGCCCGGAAGGGCAGGACACCGTCACGGGGTGGGTGCCCGAACTGGTCCAGGCACGCCAGGCGCTTAAGCAGGCATTGTTCCGCCGCGACGATGCGGATCCCGCGGAACAGCGCCGCATCGCCGCCATCCTGATGCGAGCCGTCCAGGAAATCGACGGCAAGGCCTGA
- a CDS encoding siderophore-interacting protein, translated as MTQPDLSVQRVRHELKMRLLQVVRTRLVSPQLLCVTLSGPDMEGFRSASFDDHVKVFFPEPDQDKPVLPIVGPQGISMPPGVPRPAARDYTPRRHDPIAGELDIEFVLHGDGPASSWAAQARPGKFLGVGGPRGSFIVPMGFDWHLLIGDETALPAIARRIEELPASTRVIAIIEVAQAAAEVALPRREGLSVQWLHRNHAPAGDPTLLEQAARQVELPAGEGYVWAAAESAAAKAVRRVMVEERGVAKTRIRASSYWKRGAAAVHETLED; from the coding sequence ATGACCCAACCAGATCTTTCCGTCCAGCGTGTGCGCCACGAACTGAAAATGCGATTGCTGCAGGTCGTGCGCACCCGGCTGGTCTCGCCCCAATTGCTGTGCGTCACCTTGTCAGGCCCCGACATGGAAGGCTTCCGCTCCGCTTCCTTCGACGATCACGTCAAGGTGTTCTTTCCCGAGCCCGACCAGGACAAGCCCGTGCTGCCCATCGTCGGCCCGCAGGGCATCTCCATGCCGCCCGGTGTGCCGCGTCCGGCGGCGCGCGACTACACGCCGCGTCGCCATGACCCCATTGCCGGCGAGCTCGATATCGAATTCGTCCTGCACGGCGATGGCCCCGCTTCCAGCTGGGCGGCGCAGGCGCGGCCCGGCAAATTCCTGGGCGTGGGCGGGCCGCGCGGCTCTTTCATCGTGCCGATGGGCTTCGACTGGCACTTGCTGATCGGCGACGAAACCGCCTTGCCGGCCATCGCGCGCCGCATAGAGGAGTTGCCGGCCTCCACGCGCGTCATCGCCATCATCGAGGTCGCCCAGGCCGCGGCCGAAGTCGCGTTGCCGCGGCGCGAGGGATTGTCCGTTCAATGGCTGCATCGCAATCACGCGCCGGCGGGCGACCCCACGCTGCTGGAACAGGCGGCGCGACAGGTGGAATTGCCCGCCGGTGAGGGCTACGTCTGGGCGGCCGCCGAATCCGCCGCCGCCAAGGCGGTACGCCGCGTCATGGTGGAAGAGCGCGGCGTAGCCAAGACGCGCATCCGTGCCTCCAGCTATTGGAAGCGCGGAGCCGCCGCGGTGCACGAAACGCTCGAGGACTGA
- a CDS encoding Bug family tripartite tricarboxylate transporter substrate binding protein, translated as MSRTARIGGRHGARMLVLAATALLALAALRPAAAEDWTPTRPIRLLVPYGPGGSSDVIARAVAVEMSRDLGQQVVVENKGGGQGTIATVEAARARPDGYTLVLGHVGTLAVNPAMMPKLPYSPTKDFAPIILLAKLPMVFALNARVPANDLASFVALAKKEPGKLNYGSAGNGSAGHLAFEMLKTATGIDVVHVPYKGTGAQLQDLLAGNIDAASAGLPGLLPQAESGRVKIIAVGSSRRLDAIPDVPTVAESGYPGFESSQWFGLLAPAGTPASAIARLNKAAHAALASESVRLRLAQDSSEVSGAGPADFAAFIVAEEKRWGEVVRRANLHAE; from the coding sequence ATGTCCCGTACCGCCCGCATCGGCGGCCGGCATGGCGCCCGCATGCTTGTTCTGGCCGCGACCGCGCTGCTCGCGCTGGCCGCCCTGCGTCCCGCCGCCGCGGAAGATTGGACGCCTACCCGCCCCATCCGCCTGCTGGTGCCCTACGGCCCTGGCGGCAGCTCGGACGTGATCGCCCGCGCGGTCGCCGTGGAGATGTCGCGCGATCTGGGACAACAGGTCGTGGTGGAGAACAAGGGCGGCGGCCAGGGCACGATCGCGACCGTGGAGGCCGCGCGGGCCCGGCCCGACGGCTATACCTTGGTGCTGGGCCACGTGGGCACGCTGGCGGTGAATCCGGCGATGATGCCCAAGCTGCCCTACAGCCCCACCAAGGACTTCGCGCCCATCATCCTGCTGGCGAAACTGCCCATGGTGTTCGCCTTGAACGCCCGCGTGCCGGCGAACGACCTGGCGAGCTTTGTGGCGCTGGCGAAGAAAGAGCCGGGCAAGCTGAACTATGGTTCCGCGGGCAACGGCAGCGCCGGCCACCTGGCCTTCGAGATGCTGAAAACCGCCACCGGCATCGATGTCGTGCACGTCCCCTACAAAGGAACCGGCGCACAGCTGCAGGACCTGCTGGCCGGCAATATCGATGCGGCATCCGCCGGTTTGCCGGGACTGTTGCCGCAGGCGGAGTCCGGCCGCGTGAAGATCATCGCGGTGGGTTCATCCCGCCGGCTGGATGCCATTCCCGATGTGCCGACCGTGGCGGAATCGGGCTATCCGGGATTCGAGAGCTCGCAATGGTTCGGCTTGCTGGCGCCAGCCGGCACGCCGGCGTCCGCCATCGCGCGCCTGAACAAGGCGGCGCATGCGGCCCTGGCGTCGGAATCGGTGCGGCTAAGGCTGGCGCAGGACTCCAGCGAAGTGTCGGGCGCCGGTCCGGCGGACTTCGCCGCTTTCATCGTGGCCGAGGAAAAGCGCTGGGGAGAGGTGGTGCGGCGGGCCAATCTGCACGCCGAATAG